A genomic region of Gemmata massiliana contains the following coding sequences:
- a CDS encoding DUF1501 domain-containing protein produces the protein MPHASLPSRRAVLRIGGASLLGLSFPEMLRAAETPKAKHRATAKSVIFLHQWGGPGQHETFDPKPDAPDNVRGWYGATKTKLPGVIFGERIPKIAAMADKLTIVRCMQHTMKNHNSAGYYSLTGIAPPTDDQRLRDSLELFPAYGSLVDKLAPAPKGVATFVAYPHVIADGSITPGQHASFLGKAHSPLFVNQDPNRSDFKLPELTLPDNLSVERLENRKDILKLIDEQSDLLETSLVAQGLDESYQKAVAMLTSPRFKQAFDLTKESKKTRDAYGRTTYGQGCLLARRVVEAGAKFVNVYFSRAIGGKGQGWDYHGFNKESVTDRLDELLPMTDQTLPALLTDLEDRGMLNDTLVVWVGEFGRTPKISSNGGRDHWPQCYCAVLAGGGAKRGFVYGASDKLGAYSTVGQARPEDLAATMFEALGIDPETEIRDKLNRPLPIARGKPIRELFA, from the coding sequence ATGCCTCACGCTTCACTTCCCTCCCGCCGGGCCGTTCTCCGAATCGGCGGAGCATCGCTTCTCGGGTTGTCGTTCCCGGAAATGCTCCGCGCTGCGGAAACGCCCAAGGCCAAGCACCGGGCCACGGCCAAGAGCGTCATCTTCTTGCACCAGTGGGGCGGACCGGGGCAACACGAAACGTTCGACCCGAAGCCCGATGCGCCGGACAACGTGCGCGGGTGGTACGGCGCCACCAAGACAAAACTCCCCGGCGTGATCTTCGGCGAGCGCATCCCGAAGATCGCGGCGATGGCCGATAAGCTCACCATCGTGCGCTGCATGCAGCACACGATGAAGAACCACAACTCCGCGGGATATTACAGCCTCACTGGGATCGCGCCGCCGACCGACGATCAGCGCCTCCGCGACTCGCTCGAACTGTTCCCGGCTTACGGCTCGCTCGTCGACAAGCTCGCGCCGGCGCCGAAAGGCGTCGCCACGTTTGTCGCGTACCCGCACGTCATCGCGGACGGGTCCATTACTCCGGGGCAGCACGCAAGCTTCTTGGGCAAGGCACACAGCCCACTGTTCGTGAACCAAGACCCGAACCGGTCCGACTTCAAGCTCCCGGAACTCACGCTGCCGGACAATTTGAGCGTCGAGCGCCTGGAGAACCGCAAGGACATCCTGAAGCTGATCGACGAGCAGAGCGATTTGCTCGAAACGTCGCTGGTCGCGCAGGGGTTGGACGAGAGCTATCAGAAGGCGGTCGCGATGCTGACCAGCCCGCGCTTCAAACAGGCCTTCGATCTCACGAAGGAGAGCAAGAAGACGCGAGACGCTTACGGGCGCACCACTTACGGCCAGGGGTGCTTGCTCGCGCGGCGCGTGGTCGAGGCTGGGGCGAAGTTCGTGAACGTGTACTTCTCGCGCGCGATCGGCGGGAAGGGCCAGGGGTGGGACTACCACGGGTTCAACAAGGAGAGCGTCACGGACCGGCTCGACGAGCTGCTGCCGATGACCGACCAGACGCTGCCCGCGCTCCTCACCGACCTCGAAGACCGCGGGATGCTGAACGACACGCTCGTGGTGTGGGTGGGCGAGTTCGGGCGCACGCCGAAGATCAGCTCCAACGGGGGCCGCGATCACTGGCCGCAGTGCTACTGTGCGGTTCTCGCTGGGGGTGGGGCGAAACGCGGATTCGTCTACGGCGCCAGCGACAAGCTCGGCGCGTACTCCACCGTGGGCCAGGCGCGCCCGGAAGATCTCGCGGCGACGATGTTCGAGGCGCTCGGGATCGACCCGGAAACCGAGATCCGCGACAAACTGAACCGCCCGCTGCCGATCGCCCGCGGGAAGCCGATTCGCGAATTGTTCGCGTGA
- a CDS encoding ISAs1 family transposase encodes MPLALTTVFADLPDPRIETANKLHPLTDILVIATCAVIAGADGWEEIAEYGQSKEDFFRRFLELPNGVPSHDTFERVFAKLDPDAFADRFGRGMRALCESTGLVHIAVDGKSARRSAQGTFTGCLHLVSAWATESRLILGQRSVPEGGHEITTVPDLLAALNLNGAVVTLDAAGCQKATVEQIRQQGGDYVVCVKGNQKGLHDAVADVFDRAGGAELAGCDMAGEAGVGHGREEERYVTVVQDPEGLPGGWTDVGAVALVCRERRAKGQKSEGTGHYYITSLRVRAAVLAGYIRNHWGIENGLHWVLDVAFREDDSRARTGHAAANLGMLRRVAVSLLTRTKVKGSIKTRRMKAGWDDNYLLQVIQGITA; translated from the coding sequence ATGCCCCTCGCGCTGACCACGGTGTTTGCGGACCTGCCCGACCCACGGATCGAGACTGCCAACAAGTTGCACCCGCTGACGGACATCCTGGTGATCGCGACGTGCGCGGTGATCGCTGGGGCCGACGGGTGGGAGGAGATCGCCGAGTACGGACAGAGCAAGGAGGACTTCTTTCGACGGTTCCTCGAACTGCCCAACGGGGTGCCGAGCCACGATACATTCGAGCGCGTGTTCGCCAAACTCGATCCCGATGCGTTCGCCGACCGGTTCGGGCGCGGGATGCGCGCGTTGTGCGAATCGACGGGGTTGGTCCACATCGCGGTCGACGGGAAGAGCGCACGGCGTTCGGCCCAAGGCACGTTCACCGGGTGCCTGCACTTGGTCAGCGCATGGGCCACCGAGAGCCGCCTGATCCTGGGCCAGCGGTCGGTGCCCGAGGGCGGGCACGAGATCACCACGGTGCCCGACCTGTTGGCCGCGCTGAACCTGAACGGCGCGGTGGTGACGCTGGACGCGGCCGGGTGTCAGAAGGCCACGGTCGAGCAGATCCGCCAGCAGGGTGGGGACTATGTGGTGTGCGTGAAGGGGAACCAGAAGGGGCTGCACGACGCCGTGGCCGACGTGTTCGACCGCGCCGGGGGCGCGGAGCTCGCGGGGTGCGACATGGCGGGCGAGGCGGGTGTGGGGCACGGGCGCGAGGAAGAGCGGTACGTGACTGTGGTCCAAGACCCCGAGGGCTTGCCGGGCGGGTGGACCGATGTCGGCGCGGTCGCACTGGTGTGTCGGGAGCGCCGGGCCAAAGGCCAGAAGAGCGAAGGCACGGGGCACTACTACATCACCAGCTTGCGCGTGCGCGCGGCGGTGTTGGCGGGTTACATCCGGAACCATTGGGGCATCGAGAATGGGCTGCATTGGGTGTTGGACGTGGCGTTCCGTGAGGACGATAGCCGCGCCCGCACCGGACACGCGGCAGCGAATCTGGGGATGCTCCGGCGCGTGGCCGTGTCCCTGTTGACGCGCACCAAGGTCAAAGGCAGTATCAAAACCCGGCGCATGAAGGCCGGGTGGGATGACAACTACCTACTGCAAGTTATCCAAGGAATTACAGCCTAA
- a CDS encoding S1C family serine protease has product MFRAGKWAAAIGFVGAAVWLGFSLVAQEPKPFPVADAKQVDLTALREAVTAATKRGENVDDILKALETLEKASPATKSGRVPPELQALRDAVDAAAKKGENVEAVLKELAAVEIAVTGRSLAKPRPDPRPELPPNQFNPPALDVPFQVVPFPNPGRIDRDAIQKAMDLRMKALEMLKANPDAPEAMKLLKEAHELMMKGVQGGDGEAFPAFPGLLDAGRIPDRARFGIRMEKLNAITAEQLGLEPNVGIAVAAVMPDSAAEKAGLKVHDIILEFAGKVVSDNTDDFVRQVSAVKVGEKIDLVVMRRGKKMEMKGVVLPDVGRQMAVPRLPLPVPGLLPDAPKLQPLPLPKLEQKFQNLQPIAPLTPLPKLQPLAPRPKGD; this is encoded by the coding sequence ATGTTCCGTGCCGGGAAATGGGCCGCTGCTATCGGGTTCGTTGGGGCCGCGGTGTGGCTCGGGTTCTCACTCGTCGCACAGGAGCCGAAACCGTTCCCGGTCGCGGACGCAAAACAAGTCGATTTGACCGCTCTGCGCGAAGCCGTTACCGCTGCCACTAAACGCGGCGAAAACGTGGACGACATCCTCAAAGCGCTCGAAACACTTGAGAAAGCCTCACCAGCCACCAAATCGGGCCGCGTGCCTCCGGAGTTACAAGCCCTCCGCGACGCGGTCGATGCCGCCGCGAAGAAGGGCGAGAACGTCGAAGCGGTGTTGAAGGAACTCGCCGCGGTCGAGATCGCGGTCACGGGGCGCTCGCTCGCGAAGCCGCGGCCGGACCCGCGCCCCGAACTGCCGCCGAATCAGTTCAATCCCCCGGCGCTCGACGTTCCGTTCCAGGTCGTCCCGTTCCCCAACCCGGGCCGAATTGACCGGGACGCGATTCAAAAGGCGATGGACCTGCGCATGAAAGCGCTCGAAATGCTGAAAGCGAACCCGGACGCGCCTGAAGCCATGAAGTTGCTCAAAGAGGCACACGAACTGATGATGAAGGGGGTGCAAGGCGGCGACGGAGAGGCGTTTCCCGCGTTCCCGGGGTTACTAGACGCCGGGCGAATTCCGGATCGCGCCCGGTTCGGCATCCGCATGGAGAAACTCAACGCGATCACGGCCGAACAACTCGGACTCGAACCGAACGTCGGGATCGCGGTCGCCGCGGTCATGCCCGACTCGGCCGCGGAGAAGGCCGGGCTGAAGGTTCACGACATCATTCTCGAGTTCGCGGGCAAAGTCGTGAGTGACAACACCGACGACTTTGTGCGCCAAGTGAGTGCAGTGAAGGTCGGTGAGAAGATCGATCTCGTCGTGATGCGGCGCGGCAAAAAGATGGAAATGAAGGGAGTTGTGCTGCCGGACGTCGGGCGCCAGATGGCGGTTCCGCGTCTGCCACTTCCGGTCCCAGGCTTGCTCCCGGATGCGCCGAAACTTCAACCACTTCCCCTGCCAAAACTGGAGCAGAAGTTCCAGAACCTGCAACCGATTGCCCCACTCACTCCGCTACCGAAACTTCAACCGCTCGCGCCTCGGCCGAAAGGCGACTGA
- a CDS encoding ABC transporter ATP-binding protein, which produces MIPLSRYLGRLFRGEASGERLSLVQDAPAVICRREPALAGADLFRSFGVGDTRSYALKGVSADFQPGELNLLMGPSGSGKSTLLAVLSGLLRPDSGTVGALGRDVWRMGEDEMERFRLRHCSYIFQGYNLFPALTAREQLEIVLKWGEGCSAREARCRADRVLGQLGLSKKAHLRPAEMSGGEKQRVAIGRALVKNPSFVFADEPTSALDWENGEQVIHLLTETARENGAMVLVVTHDPRLTPFADRVFELADGQLQSEMEPESFEAEACVSGLPSAYEHTPLRNNSLRVRLYDPHR; this is translated from the coding sequence ATGATTCCACTTTCCCGATACTTGGGGCGCCTATTTCGGGGAGAAGCAAGTGGGGAGAGGCTCTCGCTCGTTCAAGACGCGCCTGCGGTGATCTGTCGGCGCGAACCGGCGCTCGCCGGGGCAGATCTGTTCCGCTCCTTCGGCGTTGGCGATACGCGCTCCTACGCACTCAAGGGTGTTTCCGCCGATTTCCAGCCCGGTGAACTCAATCTCCTGATGGGGCCGTCCGGTAGTGGGAAGTCCACGCTGCTCGCGGTGCTGTCGGGGTTGCTGCGCCCGGATTCGGGAACGGTCGGCGCACTCGGGCGGGACGTGTGGCGGATGGGCGAAGACGAGATGGAGCGGTTCCGCCTCCGACACTGCTCGTACATTTTCCAGGGCTACAACCTGTTCCCCGCGCTGACCGCGCGCGAACAGTTGGAGATCGTGCTGAAGTGGGGCGAGGGGTGCTCGGCGCGCGAGGCCCGGTGCCGCGCGGACCGCGTGCTCGGGCAACTCGGTTTATCGAAGAAGGCCCACCTGCGTCCCGCTGAAATGAGTGGCGGGGAGAAGCAGCGAGTCGCCATCGGTCGCGCGCTCGTGAAGAACCCGTCGTTCGTGTTCGCCGACGAACCGACCAGCGCGCTCGACTGGGAGAACGGCGAACAGGTCATTCACTTGCTCACCGAAACGGCACGCGAAAACGGCGCGATGGTGCTCGTGGTCACGCACGACCCGCGCCTCACGCCCTTCGCGGACCGCGTGTTCGAGTTGGCCGACGGGCAACTGCAATCCGAAATGGAACCCGAGTCGTTCGAGGCTGAGGCGTGCGTGTCCGGGTTACCGAGTGCCTACGAGCACACGCCGTTAAGGAACAACTCGCTCCGCGTGCGCCTGTACGACCCGCACCGGTAA
- a CDS encoding tyrosine-type recombinase/integrase, with translation MPALDLKPFHIIEWLDAHTTWGPTYRRNAITAIQRAFNWAEELGHITTNPIRKMKKPAAKRREHFITPADWEVIRNHYPEGDPFRELLEFAWESGCRPQEARHIETRHVHLDRGVIAIPPEESKGRKKWRVIRLEGRAAEIAAKRLPRATDKLFVNADGKPWTPYAMNCRFCRLQKTLGVKHFAYAFRHGFANRLLVSGADHLTVAELLGHADGTMLARVYQHLDSSDAHLRKALRRAGGSGDSEVPKS, from the coding sequence ATGCCGGCTCTCGACCTGAAGCCGTTCCACATTATCGAGTGGCTGGACGCTCACACCACATGGGGACCAACGTACCGCCGCAACGCCATTACCGCAATTCAACGAGCGTTCAACTGGGCCGAGGAGTTGGGCCACATCACGACGAACCCGATCCGCAAAATGAAGAAGCCGGCCGCCAAGCGGCGCGAGCACTTTATTACACCCGCGGATTGGGAAGTAATCCGCAACCACTACCCGGAGGGTGATCCGTTCCGTGAGTTGCTGGAGTTCGCGTGGGAATCGGGATGCAGGCCGCAAGAGGCCCGGCATATCGAAACCCGACACGTCCATTTAGATCGAGGCGTGATCGCAATCCCACCGGAAGAGTCGAAAGGACGTAAGAAGTGGCGCGTGATCCGGTTGGAAGGCCGGGCTGCTGAGATCGCGGCGAAGCGGCTGCCGCGGGCCACGGACAAGCTGTTCGTGAATGCGGACGGCAAACCGTGGACGCCCTACGCGATGAACTGTCGGTTCTGTCGCTTGCAGAAGACGCTCGGGGTCAAACACTTCGCGTATGCGTTCCGACACGGTTTTGCGAACCGATTATTGGTCAGTGGGGCGGATCACCTGACCGTCGCGGAACTCCTCGGGCACGCCGACGGGACCATGCTCGCACGGGTGTACCAGCACCTCGACAGTAGCGACGCCCATCTGAGAAAGGCACTCAGGCGGGCCGGTGGGTCAGGTGATTCGGAGGTGCCGAAAAGCTGA
- a CDS encoding DUF1549 and DUF1553 domain-containing protein gives MPVRSLAALLVLVSPLTASAAEVSFERDVLPVLTRAGCNAGACHGNLNGKGGLKLSLKGEDAVGDFGVLTRDMLARRIDPIRPDESLILQKATAQVPHEGGARFARASAEYAVLRDWVARGAKFDAPHGAALAKLVVTPTNQILVDPADRFRVKAIAHFSDGTTRDVTPRAAFEFTAVGVAKITPAGEVIREQTGEVVLLVRYLSHVEPVRIVFLPDRPVPDTVHFPTNNEIDRLVFAQLKELRLKPAELAPDHVFLRRAFLDALGVLPTPTETRAFLDDTDPKKREKLIDSLLARPEFAEYWAQKWADLLRNEEKSLDKKGVAVFYRWIAAQLAADRPLNEFARDIIAARGSTYANPPANFWRAVRDPLMRSESVAQVFLGIRVGCARCHNHPFDRWTIDDYYGFAALFARVDYRVLENNKKDNLDKHEFVGEQVVWQNRTSEMPNPRTKQSAKPRFLGASTPEMGESADRLTAVADWIAAPSNPFFAKAQVNRIWLHLMGRGLVDPNDDFRATNPPTNPELLAWLAEDFAKGEFRLKRTVKTIMQSRTYQLSATVRDSATMGDDLHHSHATVAPLEAEQLLDALAQVTGVAVPFKGYPLGMRANQIPAPPQSGRRGFEGMSERFLKTFGKPDRLLTCECERNDDPGLLQAFQLITGELMNALVRDSNNRLGKMISAGKADAEMLDEFYLAALCRSPTSAEAKKLLAYIATAKDRRAAWEDVLWALLNSKEFLLRR, from the coding sequence ATGCCCGTCCGGTCTCTCGCCGCACTGCTGGTACTCGTTTCTCCCCTCACCGCATCCGCCGCCGAGGTGTCGTTCGAGCGCGACGTACTCCCCGTGCTCACGCGGGCCGGGTGCAACGCGGGCGCGTGCCACGGCAACCTGAACGGCAAAGGTGGACTGAAGCTCTCGCTCAAGGGTGAGGACGCAGTCGGAGATTTCGGTGTCCTCACGCGCGACATGCTCGCGCGCCGAATCGATCCGATCCGGCCCGACGAGAGCCTCATTCTTCAGAAGGCCACCGCGCAGGTACCGCACGAGGGCGGCGCCCGGTTCGCGCGGGCGAGCGCCGAGTACGCGGTTCTCCGCGATTGGGTCGCGCGCGGGGCCAAGTTCGATGCGCCTCACGGAGCCGCTCTCGCTAAGCTCGTCGTCACCCCTACGAATCAAATTCTGGTAGACCCGGCCGACCGATTCCGGGTCAAAGCGATCGCGCACTTCTCCGACGGCACCACGCGCGACGTCACCCCGCGCGCCGCGTTCGAGTTCACCGCAGTGGGCGTCGCGAAGATCACGCCCGCGGGCGAAGTGATCCGCGAACAAACCGGCGAGGTCGTGTTACTCGTGCGCTACCTCTCACACGTCGAACCGGTCCGTATCGTCTTCCTGCCGGACCGCCCGGTTCCCGACACGGTTCACTTCCCCACCAACAACGAAATCGATCGGCTCGTGTTTGCGCAGTTGAAAGAGTTGCGCCTGAAGCCAGCAGAGTTGGCTCCGGATCACGTCTTCTTGCGGCGGGCGTTCCTCGATGCGCTCGGCGTACTGCCCACGCCCACCGAAACGCGAGCGTTTCTTGATGACACCGATCCGAAGAAGCGCGAGAAGCTGATCGATTCCCTTCTCGCGCGCCCCGAGTTCGCCGAGTATTGGGCACAGAAGTGGGCCGACCTCTTGCGCAACGAGGAGAAATCGCTCGACAAGAAGGGCGTTGCGGTGTTCTACCGGTGGATCGCGGCCCAACTCGCCGCGGACCGACCCCTCAACGAATTCGCACGCGACATCATCGCCGCACGCGGGAGCACTTACGCGAACCCGCCCGCGAATTTCTGGCGCGCGGTCCGCGACCCGCTGATGCGCTCCGAATCCGTGGCGCAGGTGTTCCTCGGCATCCGCGTCGGTTGCGCGCGGTGCCACAATCACCCGTTCGACCGGTGGACGATCGACGACTACTACGGGTTCGCGGCACTGTTCGCCCGCGTCGATTACCGGGTTCTGGAAAACAACAAGAAGGACAATCTCGACAAGCACGAGTTCGTGGGCGAACAGGTCGTGTGGCAGAACCGCACATCGGAGATGCCGAACCCGCGCACGAAGCAGTCCGCGAAACCGCGATTCCTGGGCGCCTCCACACCGGAGATGGGCGAAAGCGCCGACCGGCTCACTGCTGTCGCGGACTGGATCGCGGCGCCGAGCAACCCGTTCTTCGCGAAGGCACAGGTGAATCGGATCTGGCTGCACCTGATGGGGCGCGGGCTGGTCGACCCGAACGACGACTTCCGCGCCACCAACCCGCCGACGAACCCGGAACTACTCGCCTGGCTCGCGGAAGACTTCGCCAAAGGCGAGTTCCGCCTCAAGCGCACCGTGAAGACGATCATGCAGAGTCGCACGTACCAACTGAGCGCGACCGTGCGCGACAGCGCCACAATGGGCGACGATCTTCACCACTCGCACGCGACCGTGGCGCCACTGGAAGCCGAACAGTTACTCGACGCGCTCGCACAAGTGACCGGCGTGGCGGTCCCGTTCAAGGGATACCCGCTCGGAATGCGCGCGAACCAGATCCCGGCACCGCCGCAATCCGGCCGGCGCGGGTTCGAGGGGATGAGTGAGCGCTTCCTGAAAACGTTCGGGAAGCCCGACCGCCTGCTGACCTGCGAGTGCGAGCGCAACGACGATCCCGGACTACTCCAGGCGTTCCAACTCATTACGGGCGAGTTGATGAACGCGCTGGTGCGGGATTCCAATAACCGACTCGGCAAGATGATCTCCGCGGGCAAAGCAGACGCGGAAATGCTCGACGAGTTCTACCTCGCCGCACTGTGCCGGTCACCAACTTCGGCCGAAGCGAAGAAGCTGCTGGCGTACATCGCGACCGCGAAGGACCGGCGCGCGGCGTGGGAAGACGTGCTCTGGGCGCTGCTGAATAGCAAGGAGTTCTTGCTGAGACGCTAG
- the mfd gene encoding transcription-repair coupling factor gives MTTAAVAAPADAGLRALPSLLETTEGWAELRAALLSGRSGTVDGAWGSSAALAAATLAAETPGTLLVVVPNPTDVEPWQEDIASFTGTRPALFEAWESWPVTSNKGKLDPITTSRLRLLQQLTSGAPKIVVCGVASVCQPVPERADLAARGRTISANEIVDPSELAEWLVTNGYKRVDAVEYPGEFSRRGGICDIFPPDAPDPYRFEFFGDEVESIRSFAAGSQRSLEKKNSVVLLGVEIVEPSVSAETESNNSPPKRGLGGIAPARPRGHIADYLPPDSWVVLVEPRELKEQAKHFYERVATTEGLHSPEQAFAHLMKRPSVVLSALPRPSVEASVHLRVESVNRFSGSVHRVRDELDSIAHSSSARVLIACQSEAEVHRLTEVLKAGKLAESHRLQLVTGHVRGGFRLVESGTIVLGSHEIFHKDLLPPGVKAQTRSSRQIESRAIDSFLDLNDGDYVVHVAHGIARFRGMHMLEKARGQDAEFGEESTEPSSSRKAESRTAGPATEEHLVLEFRDGMFLYVPATRIDLVQKYVGGSQTEPALSKPGGTSWGRKKEKVAEAVRDMAAEMINIQAVRQAVPGHQFPPDSDWQKEFEAAFPYQETPDQLSAIVEVKGDLEKSKPMDRLICGDVGYGKTEVAIRSAFKAVDSGKQVAILVPTTVLAEQHYRTFTQRYAEYPFVVDVVNRFRGGAKQKETLKKLATGEVDVIVGTHRLLSKDVKFKDLGLVVIDEEQRFGVEHKERLKHLRAMVDVLTMTATPIPRTLHASLLGIREISNLETPPADRQPVETHITRWDDKLIRNAILREMNRGGQVYFVHNRVQDIFDIATKVRILVPEAKVTVGHGQMDAHDLEKAMVGFVRKDADILVATTIIESGLDIPNANTIFINDADTYGLADLHQLRGRVGRSKHRSYAYFIVNPLKLLNPTAQRRLKAIEEVTELGAGVKIAMRDLEIPGAGNILGAEQSGHIAAIGYELYCQLLENAVRALKQQAPKVSVEVTVDLPWPAYLPRDYVPGQKLRIEVYRRLARLRDPAKLADFRQELRDRYGPHPDPVEWLLRTTEIRLLCVKWQVASVHRHDHNLVFTYRNPDRAKQLVAASKGRLKIVDEKSIYLRLKNEEDNPEGLYKLLLGVLKPAQNAGK, from the coding sequence ATGACGACGGCCGCTGTCGCAGCGCCGGCGGATGCCGGTTTACGCGCCCTTCCCAGCCTCTTGGAAACGACAGAAGGCTGGGCCGAATTGCGCGCTGCGCTCCTCTCCGGGCGGAGCGGAACCGTAGACGGCGCGTGGGGATCGTCCGCGGCTCTAGCCGCAGCGACCCTCGCGGCCGAAACGCCCGGTACGTTGCTCGTGGTCGTTCCCAATCCCACCGATGTCGAGCCGTGGCAGGAAGATATCGCGTCGTTTACGGGCACGCGCCCCGCGTTGTTTGAGGCGTGGGAATCGTGGCCAGTGACTTCCAATAAGGGGAAGCTCGACCCGATCACGACGTCCCGACTGCGGTTACTTCAGCAACTCACTTCGGGCGCGCCCAAGATCGTCGTGTGCGGCGTCGCGTCGGTGTGTCAGCCGGTGCCGGAGCGCGCGGACCTGGCCGCTCGAGGGCGCACGATCAGCGCGAACGAGATCGTGGACCCGAGTGAACTGGCCGAGTGGCTGGTTACGAACGGCTACAAGCGCGTGGACGCGGTCGAGTACCCGGGCGAGTTCAGCCGGCGCGGGGGCATCTGCGACATTTTCCCTCCGGACGCGCCGGACCCGTACCGGTTCGAGTTCTTCGGCGACGAAGTGGAGTCGATCCGCAGCTTCGCGGCCGGCTCACAGCGCAGCCTGGAGAAGAAGAACAGCGTCGTGTTGCTGGGCGTCGAGATCGTCGAACCGTCTGTCAGTGCAGAAACAGAATCAAACAATTCGCCCCCCAAGAGGGGGCTCGGGGGAATCGCCCCAGCTCGCCCGCGGGGGCACATCGCGGATTACCTGCCGCCCGATTCGTGGGTCGTGCTCGTCGAGCCGCGCGAGCTGAAGGAACAGGCCAAGCACTTCTACGAGCGCGTCGCGACCACGGAGGGGCTGCACTCGCCGGAACAGGCGTTCGCGCACCTGATGAAGCGCCCCAGCGTGGTGCTCTCCGCGTTGCCACGGCCCAGTGTGGAGGCGTCGGTTCACCTCCGCGTCGAGTCAGTGAATCGGTTCAGCGGGAGCGTTCACCGCGTGCGCGACGAACTCGATTCGATCGCACACAGTTCCTCCGCGCGCGTACTGATCGCGTGCCAGAGCGAAGCGGAGGTTCACCGGCTCACGGAGGTATTGAAGGCGGGTAAGCTCGCGGAGTCGCACCGGCTCCAACTCGTGACGGGGCACGTCCGCGGCGGGTTCCGTCTGGTCGAGAGCGGGACGATCGTTCTCGGTAGTCACGAGATCTTTCACAAGGATCTGCTGCCGCCCGGTGTGAAGGCGCAAACGCGGTCCAGCCGACAAATCGAGTCGCGCGCGATCGACTCGTTCCTCGACCTCAACGACGGAGACTACGTCGTCCACGTCGCCCACGGAATCGCCCGGTTCCGCGGGATGCACATGCTCGAAAAGGCCCGGGGGCAGGACGCGGAGTTCGGTGAAGAGAGTACCGAGCCGAGTTCGTCCCGAAAGGCCGAGTCCCGAACCGCAGGCCCCGCGACGGAAGAGCACCTCGTGCTCGAGTTCCGCGACGGGATGTTTCTCTACGTCCCGGCCACGCGCATCGACCTCGTGCAGAAGTACGTGGGCGGGTCGCAGACGGAACCGGCGCTGAGCAAGCCCGGCGGTACGTCTTGGGGGCGCAAGAAGGAAAAAGTGGCCGAGGCCGTGCGCGACATGGCGGCCGAGATGATTAACATCCAAGCCGTGCGACAGGCCGTTCCGGGGCACCAGTTCCCGCCCGACTCCGACTGGCAGAAAGAGTTCGAGGCCGCGTTCCCGTACCAGGAAACTCCGGACCAACTTTCCGCGATCGTCGAAGTGAAAGGCGACCTGGAAAAATCAAAGCCAATGGACCGTCTCATTTGTGGCGACGTCGGCTACGGCAAAACCGAAGTCGCGATCCGGTCCGCGTTCAAGGCGGTCGATAGCGGCAAACAGGTCGCGATCCTCGTGCCCACGACGGTGCTCGCGGAGCAGCACTACCGCACGTTCACGCAGCGGTACGCCGAGTACCCGTTCGTGGTCGATGTGGTGAACCGCTTTCGGGGCGGGGCCAAACAGAAGGAGACGCTGAAGAAGCTCGCAACGGGTGAGGTGGACGTGATCGTCGGCACGCACCGTTTGCTCTCGAAAGACGTGAAATTCAAAGACCTGGGCCTCGTGGTGATCGACGAGGAGCAGCGGTTCGGCGTCGAGCACAAAGAGCGGCTCAAACACCTGCGCGCGATGGTGGACGTGCTCACAATGACCGCGACTCCCATTCCGCGCACGCTGCACGCCTCGCTGCTCGGTATCCGCGAAATCAGCAATCTGGAGACGCCACCCGCGGACCGCCAACCGGTAGAAACGCACATCACGCGCTGGGACGACAAACTCATTCGCAATGCAATCTTGCGCGAAATGAACCGCGGCGGGCAGGTGTACTTCGTCCACAACCGCGTGCAGGACATTTTCGACATCGCGACGAAGGTCCGGATTCTCGTGCCGGAAGCGAAGGTGACGGTCGGGCACGGGCAGATGGACGCGCACGATCTCGAAAAAGCGATGGTGGGCTTCGTGCGCAAAGACGCGGACATCCTGGTCGCGACCACGATCATCGAAAGCGGCCTCGACATTCCGAACGCGAACACCATCTTCATCAACGACGCGGACACCTACGGGTTGGCAGACCTGCACCAGTTGCGCGGTCGCGTCGGGCGGTCGAAGCACCGTTCGTATGCGTACTTCATTGTGAACCCGCTGAAGCTGCTGAACCCCACCGCACAGCGGCGGTTGAAGGCGATCGAGGAGGTCACCGAACTGGGCGCCGGGGTCAAGATCGCGATGCGCGATCTGGAGATCCCCGGCGCCGGGAACATTCTGGGCGCAGAGCAGAGCGGGCACATCGCGGCCATCGGCTACGAACTGTACTGCCAGCTCCTCGAGAACGCGGTGCGGGCGCTGAAGCAGCAGGCGCCGAAGGTGTCGGTAGAAGTCACGGTCGATCTGCCCTGGCCCGCATACTTGCCGCGCGACTACGTGCCGGGGCAGAAGTTGCGCATCGAAGTGTACCGCCGGCTCGCGCGGCTCCGCGACCCGGCGAAGCTCGCCGACTTCCGGCAGGAACTCCGGGACCGCTACGGCCCGCACCCGGACCCGGTCGAGTGGCTGCTGCGCACGACGGAAATCCGGCTCCTGTGCGTGAAGTGGCAGGTCGCGAGCGTTCACCGCCACGATCACAATCTCGTGTTCACCTACCGCAACCCGGACCGCGCCAAGCAACTCGTCGCCGCCAGCAAGGGGCGGCTCAAGATCGTGGACGAGAAGAGTATCTACCTGCGTCTGAAGAACGAAGAGGACAATCCGGAGGGATTGTACAAGCTGTTACTTGGTGTGCTGAAGCCGGCTCAAAATGCGGGAAAATAA